One genomic window of Candidatus Eisenbacteria bacterium includes the following:
- the ppk2 gene encoding polyphosphate kinase 2, producing MNEVRKKRLAVVRGGTASGAGTPDLPARMSRKDYEKGKARLQIELLKMQNWVKASGERVVILFEGRDAAGKGGTIKRFMEHLNPRGAHVVALQKPSDVERGQWYFQRYIAEMPTAGEIVLFDRSWYNRAGVERVMGFCTPREHLEFLRQAPVLERMLVGSGIRLYKLWFSVSREEQARRFRERQRDPLKQWKLSPIDVASFGKWDQYTQAKEEMFFHTDTPDAPWTVIKSDDKKRARLESMRFLLHSLPYEGKDLKLVTAPDARLVGHARDLFERGERKILDLPRKIEKAA from the coding sequence ATGAATGAAGTCAGAAAGAAGCGCCTTGCGGTCGTTCGTGGCGGCACCGCCTCCGGGGCCGGGACCCCGGACCTCCCCGCCCGCATGTCCCGCAAGGACTACGAGAAGGGCAAGGCCCGTCTCCAGATTGAACTGCTGAAGATGCAGAACTGGGTGAAGGCCAGCGGGGAACGCGTGGTCATCCTCTTCGAGGGGCGGGACGCCGCCGGCAAGGGCGGCACCATCAAGCGGTTCATGGAGCACCTGAACCCGCGCGGCGCGCACGTGGTGGCGCTGCAGAAGCCCTCCGACGTGGAGCGGGGCCAGTGGTACTTCCAGCGCTATATCGCGGAGATGCCCACGGCGGGTGAGATCGTCCTCTTCGACCGCTCCTGGTACAACCGCGCGGGCGTCGAGAGGGTGATGGGATTCTGCACCCCCCGCGAGCACCTCGAGTTCCTGAGGCAGGCCCCGGTGCTGGAGCGCATGCTGGTGGGTTCCGGGATCCGGCTGTACAAGCTGTGGTTCTCGGTCTCGCGGGAGGAACAGGCCCGGCGCTTCCGGGAGCGTCAGCGCGACCCGCTCAAGCAGTGGAAGCTGAGCCCCATTGATGTCGCCTCCTTCGGAAAGTGGGACCAGTACACGCAGGCGAAGGAGGAGATGTTCTTCCACACCGACACGCCGGACGCCCCGTGGACGGTGATCAAGTCCGACGACAAGAAGCGGGCCCGGCTGGAGAGCATGCGATTCCTGCTGCACTCCCTGCCCTACGAGGGGAAGGACCTCAAGCTCGTGACCGCGCCGGATGCGCGGCTCGTCGGTCACGCCCGGGACCTGTTCGAGCGCGGAGAACGCAAGATCCTGGACCTGCCGAGGAAGATCGAGAAGGCCGCGTAG
- a CDS encoding OPT/YSL family transporter, translating to MSRNRPGPVSTAPPGGGAGPLPPAPPPLREDATPEEKDLHWFTHVYQGSRMPQLTLRAVIMGATLGMLMSVSNLYTTLKVGWSFGVAITSCVLSFVLWNALRTLLGGRVSPMSVLENNCMQSTASAAGYSTGATIATCFGALLILDPNHHHMPWTIVASFTLVTGAMGVFLAIPMKRQLINQEQLAFPSGIAAATTLRSLYSHGAEAMRKAYALVASLAVGAGVGVLNTAEDQFVALGRFFVWMRAHAFDIHMPELIPANGFRMLAGKPMVAFGFEPSVLLIAAGMIVGLRVSLSMFASALALNLVVAPWLQGLDAAQAATPGWVASIPMVGGGTLYHPVRWALWGGTSVMVFASLASLALQWRTVARSFQLLRSRRAGSELSEDVEARMAAIEVPNSWFLAGVLPLSIAMLAVQVLAFRIHWWAGLVAVGMSFVLAMVASRATGETDTTPIGAMGKVMQLVFAVLSPGNTTHNLAAAGIGANSATAAADLLTDLKSGYLLGANPRQQFLAQFVGVFFGTLAIVPAWYLMIPNDAALEKFPLPATQTWVAVARVLSSGLESLPVSARWAILVGAFVGVLIPVLEKLFPRARRWMPSAMGLGLGWVVFFSNTLSFAIGAAIAWAWSVGHRRSQETFNVPVASGLIAGESLMKALLAMLATAIGLAGRK from the coding sequence ATGTCCCGCAACCGTCCCGGCCCCGTATCCACCGCGCCGCCCGGCGGCGGCGCGGGCCCACTCCCCCCTGCGCCACCCCCCCTGCGCGAAGACGCCACTCCCGAAGAGAAGGACCTCCACTGGTTCACCCATGTGTACCAGGGCAGCCGCATGCCGCAGCTCACGCTGCGCGCCGTGATCATGGGCGCCACACTGGGCATGCTGATGTCGGTCTCGAACCTGTACACCACGCTCAAGGTGGGCTGGTCCTTCGGCGTGGCCATCACTTCCTGCGTGCTCTCGTTCGTGCTGTGGAACGCGCTCCGCACGCTGTTGGGCGGGCGGGTGAGCCCGATGTCGGTGCTGGAGAACAACTGCATGCAGTCCACCGCGTCGGCGGCCGGCTACTCCACCGGAGCCACCATCGCCACCTGCTTCGGGGCGCTGTTGATCCTGGATCCCAACCACCACCACATGCCCTGGACCATCGTCGCCTCCTTCACGCTGGTGACCGGCGCGATGGGGGTGTTCCTGGCCATCCCCATGAAGCGGCAGCTGATCAACCAGGAGCAGCTGGCGTTCCCGTCGGGCATCGCCGCCGCGACCACGCTGCGCAGCCTCTACAGCCACGGCGCGGAAGCCATGCGCAAGGCCTACGCGCTGGTGGCCTCCCTGGCGGTGGGCGCCGGCGTGGGGGTGCTGAACACCGCCGAGGACCAGTTCGTGGCGCTCGGCCGGTTCTTCGTGTGGATGCGCGCGCACGCCTTCGACATCCACATGCCCGAATTGATCCCGGCGAACGGGTTCCGGATGCTGGCGGGCAAGCCCATGGTGGCGTTCGGTTTCGAGCCCAGCGTGCTGCTCATCGCCGCCGGGATGATCGTGGGACTGCGGGTGTCGCTGTCCATGTTCGCCAGCGCCCTGGCGCTGAACCTGGTGGTGGCGCCGTGGCTGCAGGGCCTCGACGCGGCCCAGGCCGCCACGCCCGGCTGGGTGGCCTCCATTCCGATGGTGGGCGGCGGCACGCTGTACCACCCGGTGCGCTGGGCGTTGTGGGGCGGCACTTCGGTGATGGTGTTCGCCAGCCTCGCCTCCCTGGCGCTGCAATGGCGCACCGTGGCCCGGTCGTTCCAGCTGCTGCGCAGCCGGCGCGCCGGAAGCGAATTGAGTGAGGACGTGGAGGCGCGCATGGCCGCGATCGAAGTGCCCAACTCGTGGTTCCTGGCCGGGGTGCTCCCGCTCTCGATCGCCATGCTGGCGGTGCAGGTGCTGGCGTTCCGAATCCACTGGTGGGCCGGGCTGGTGGCGGTGGGCATGTCCTTCGTGCTCGCGATGGTGGCCAGTCGCGCCACCGGCGAGACCGATACCACCCCCATCGGCGCGATGGGAAAGGTGATGCAGCTGGTGTTCGCGGTCCTCTCCCCCGGCAACACCACGCACAACCTCGCCGCGGCCGGCATCGGCGCCAACAGCGCCACCGCCGCCGCCGACCTGCTCACCGACCTGAAGAGCGGCTATCTTCTCGGCGCCAACCCGCGCCAGCAGTTCCTGGCCCAGTTCGTCGGGGTGTTCTTCGGCACGTTGGCCATCGTGCCCGCGTGGTACCTGATGATCCCCAACGACGCCGCGCTGGAGAAGTTTCCGCTGCCCGCCACTCAGACCTGGGTGGCCGTGGCGCGGGTGCTCTCCAGCGGGCTCGAGAGCCTGCCGGTCTCGGCGCGCTGGGCCATCCTGGTCGGCGCCTTCGTGGGAGTGCTGATCCCGGTGCTCGAGAAGCTGTTCCCCCGGGCGCGCCGCTGGATGCCCTCCGCCATGGGCCTCGGCCTGGGCTGGGTGGTGTTCTTCAGCAACACCCTCTCGTTCGCCATCGGGGCGGCGATCGCGTGGGCCTGGAGCGTGGGGCATCGCCGGAGCCAGGAGACCTTCAACGTGCCGGTGGCCTCGGGTCTGATCGCGGGGGAATCGCTGATGAAGGCGCTGCTGGCGATGCTGGCCACGGCCATCGGGCTGGCGGGCAGGAAGTGA